The region AACAGTGGTGAGTCCAAGTACTTGGCAGATACGCAGCGTATATGACTCAAACTTTATGAGTCAAATACACAGAATCCTTGTCAAGATCCTTCATAACATCCTACCCATAGTACCCATaatatgatttttgttgttgttgtttagtcactaagtcatgtttgactcttttcaaccccatggactgtagcccaccaggctcatctgtccatgggatcttccaagcaagaatactggagtgggctgccatttcctactccaggggatcttctcaacctggggactgaacctgtgtctcctgcaagtctctctcattgcaggcagattctttaccactgagccattgggaaaaCCCATAATGATTTTAGTGGGATTCAATTTAGATGTAATTAACTGCATTCAGCTTTAGTTGAAAAGACCTAAATTTTGCTGAGCTGAGTAACATGATCCTTGTTGCTGGTCCACACTTCATCTGTGCTAGCTGACTGGgtactttccctttttcctttactGAATACCTTGAGCAGGCCACACATTAGGGTCAAATGGTGGATTCCTCAGTACACAAAATGAAGATGTTATtgcataataatttaaaaaatcaattacagATAATTAGGTCCCTTtgattcattcttttaaaaaaggtattttaGATGTGAAGGTAAGCAGTAGACCATATTTCCAGAACTAGATATCAAGGTGAGAATTTAGGCAGCAAGTCTAATTACAGAAATTATAAAGCAGATTACATAtgtgttctgggcttccctggtggctcagatagtaaacaatctgcctgcaatgcagaagacctggattcaatctctgggttgggacaatccctggaaaagggaatggttacccctccaatattcttgcatggtgaattccatggacagaggagcctggcaggctacagtccatagcgttgcaaagaattggatacaactaaagcgaccactccagtattcttgcctggagaatcccatggacggagaagcctggcaggctacagtcgttgggttcgcaaagagttggacatgactgaatgactaacaaatGCAcacaaagcaacttagcacatagcatGCAGCAGGTTTTAAGTGCTTTCACATCGTAATCATTCCTATTTCTCttaccaatgaggaaacagaatcAGGGAATAAGATAAGGCAGGACAGTTTAAGAAGCCATATCTTGAGACTCCTAAGTTGAAGACTCACTCTATCTTTGggatggcaaaattttattttttaatttttctttttttttttttttggttgaaagacataggggatcttagttccccgaccaaggatcaaacctgagccccttgTAGTGGAAAcataaaatcttaaccactggacagtcagggaagtccTATGAAAATTACATTACAACTCTCCCACCCCATGCCGCAGAACAGATGCAGCTAAATGGTTGTGGTACTTATGCTCCCATTAAGCCTGAGAGGCATCCCATTAATCTTGAGaggtttggtgttttgttttttttttttctgaaacagtgCTCTAAACAGCCACTGTAGTGGACAAGAATCATACCAGTGAAATCTTATTTGCTAACCCTGTACCACTCCTTACTTCCCCCGCCGTTCCCTAATTGTTTGGTCTTTGTGAAGAACAAAATGCAATACTTGCTCTTGAAGCCTGTTAAAATAAGATACCATAGAAGAAGCTGGAGTGGTTTAGAAGAGAGGAGTAGTAGCACAATAATattgagaaacaaaaaattcaagcCAAATAGTATATGTGATCTAAATGCTTTCTGAAAACTCTGCCAGACTGAGTTATTCTGTGCTGCAAGTAGGTAGGTCATATAAAAACCAGGCCTTCTTTGAGAGAAAGTACACTTGAACCTTGTTACCAGGGAGTTCTTTCACCAACTACcaacagggtttcccaggtggcgctagaggtaaaggaCCCACCCgtcagatgcaggagacaagagacacagatttgatccctgggttgggaagatccccggaggaaatggcactccactattattgcctggagaatcccatggaaagaggagcctggcgggatacagggccacagtcccatgaacagagaaacctggcaggctagagtccagggggtcgcaaagggtcgggcacaactgaagtgactcagcatgcgcCAATAGAAGCCTCTGAAGCTTTGAGGTTCTGAATCAAGAGGAAAATTGCAAACATTTTAGAAAGTAATCTGAATTTACCATGCAAGCTTGGTGGAGATGCAGCATGCTTTTAAATGAGATGGAAGGGCTATGTCTGGATCTATAATAGTCAAGGTTCCTGTTGATACTCTAGAACTAGAGTCTAAATTTCACTTACTAGAGGAATAACTTTGGTAGGCGCAGTCCGCAGTCAACCCAGTGGCACTAACTGCTTTTACTGCCACTGTGTAATTGATGCCGCATGCGATGCATCCCAGGAGGCAGTGGTTCTGATGGGTGTGACACTTTGACTGTCCCATTTGTGACTGCAGAACTGTCACATAGGTTAGGGCGCCACTCCCAACAGTCCAGCTCACGTTGATTACTGATTGAGTGACCTGAGTTACCATCAGACTGGCTGAGCAGCATGGCGCTcaaatatggaaaaagaaaacattgggAATTTATTTCCACTAAGGGTTATATGTGAAAAACAACCAAACATGGTATTCTGTGTTTCAGTCAGTATCCTAGATTCCTCAAACCTTTAACTGTTAATCAAAATATccttaataactataaatggaacacaacttaaaaattatgaatcactgtaTTGTGACTTATATGACATTGAACATCAActatactgtaataaaaaattttttaaaactttaaaaatgtccttTTGTTAAGCAAAATCTCATTCTCTCTGATACATTATTTAACATCATTGTATATAGCAAGTGCTTTCCCCAAGAATGAAGTTCACTAACTGGCTGTGGGTAATTAATGTGAGGTTCTCCCCAACTTTTTtcagaataagaaagaaattctttgttgttcttcagttttaATGATTCCAGTTGCAAATTTCAATGCAATGGTTGCATTTACCTCTTCTCCTAACATGTATGATCACATTTGCAATAAAATGGGCTTTGCCTTTCTCATGCATTTCATAGTACATAgttgatcagtcagttcagttgctcagtcatacccatggactgcagcacgccaggcctccctgtccatcactaactcctggaccttgctcaaactcatgtccatcgagttggtgatgccatccgaccatctcatcctctgttgtctccttctcctcctgccctcaatctttcccagcatcagggtcttttccaatgaatcagtttttcgcatcaggtggccaaagtattgcagtttcagcttcagcatcagtccttccaatgaatattcaggactgatttcctttaggattgactggtttgatttcctgacAGTCCAatggactcccaagagtcttctccaacaccacagtacaaaagcatcaattctttggcactcagctttctttagtgagagtccaactctcacatccatacatgactcctggaaaaaccatagctttgactagacagacctttgtcagcaaagtaatgtctctgctttttaatatgctatctaggttagtcatagcttttcttccaaggaacaagagtcttttaatttcatgcctgcagtcacaatctgcagtgattttggagccccccccaaaataaagtctgtcactgtttccattgtttccccatctatttgccatgaagtgatgggaccagatgccatgatcttagttttctgaatattgacttttaagccaactttttcactctcctctttcacttccatcaagaggctctttagttcttcactttctgccctaagggtggtgtcatctgcgtatataaggtaattgatatttctcccagcaatgttgattccacactgtgcttcatccagtccagcagttctcatgatgtactccgcatataagctaagtaagcagaatgacaaaatacagccttacgtactccttttctgatttggaacccagtctgttgttccatgactgtttctaattgttgcttcttgacctgcgtacagatatctcaggaggcaggtcaggtagtctggtatttcctatctctggaagaattttccagtttgttgtgatccacacagtcaaaggctttggcatagtcaataacgcagaaatagatatttttctggaactctctcattttttcgatgatccagtggatgttggcaatttgatctctggttcctctgccttttctaagtccagcttgaacatctggaagttctcggttcacatattgctgaagcctggcttggagaattttgagcattactttactagatgagatgagatgagtgcgattgtgtggtagtttgaacattctttggcatttcctttctttgggattggaatgaaaactgaccttttccagtcccatggccactgctgagatttccaaatttgctggcatattgagtgcagcactttcacagcatcatcatgagcatctgtaattccatcacctccactagctttgttcatagtgatgcttcctaaggctcatttgacttcacattgcaggatgtctggcctaggtgaatgatcacatgattgtggttatctgggtcttggagatctttcttgtatagttcttctgtgtattcttgccacctcttcttaatatcttctacttctgttaggtccataccatttctgtcctttattgtgcccatctttgcatgaaatgttcccttggtatctctaattttcttgaagagatctctggtctttcctattctgttgttttcctctgtttccttacattgatcactgaggaagtctttcatatctctccttgctattctttggaactctgcatttaaatgggtatatctttccttttctcctttgcctttcacttctcttcttttctcagctatttgtaaggcctcctcagacaacattttgctttttgcattttgatATAAAACATATCATAGTTGATATAAAAGCTTATAATAATATAAAAGCTTTAAACTTAtataaaagcttaaaatattctTAGCCACCTAAGAGTACCACAAACAGTTCTCAACTCTTCAAAGATCCTTTATACAGCATGTAGGATATCTGGAACCTTCCTGCATATTTGGCATTGTCTCTATTCTGCTGCCTTTTATGTTTCAACTTATCTGGCCCAAAGTGCCATCTATCattaaatataagagaaaataagaCCCAAAGGCTTTAAGTAATTTGCTGTATTTCATTCACACACAATGTTATCAAGTAATAACAGCTTTCTTTTATCAAGCTCCTACTGTGGAgcaggcactatgctaagtgcttTGCAGCATAAAAAATGTAATATTCACAACCACCCAATGAAACCATTATCCTCTTCTACCAAttaggaaactgaaactcagaaagTCTTTTTTAGAGAAAGATTTGAAAGGGCtgaaccaaagaaataaataataagccAGCTCATTTGGTCACTTGTTAGATGCTTTGGTAGATTGTGTCATGGAGGAATATGAAGTCAAAGAAATGTTTCTCCAGAGTCAGTGGTTTCCTCCTTTGATGTTGGTGTATGAATATATTAGAGCCTTCAGATGATATTTATATGGAAACTGTGTTGAAAGTTTTCTAAGACTGGGGCTCTTTGAAAGGCTTCTCTGAGTTGCATGTATTCCTATCACACTTAGGGTAAATCAAGTGATAAAGTTCATGTCCCAAAACAATTCCTAAGGACCTCCACTGGAACTTAAGGTTCAAGTTGCAGTTGCTACAtacccatttctttcttttttttacattaatttttattggagtatagttgtcttacaatgttatgttagtttctactgtaaagcaaagtgaatcagtcgtacatatacatacacccgCTCcgttttggacttccttcccatccaggtccccacagtgcattaagtagagttccctgagctacacggtaggttctcattagttgtctattttatacttagtttcagtagtatatatatatatatatatacatgtatacatatatatatgtcaatcccagtctcccaattcctcACACTCATTTCCCCTTTCCCCCTCAGTATCCATACAttttttctctacatctgtgtctctgtctgggctttgcaaataagatcatctctaccatttttctagattcctcatttaaatgatattatacaaaatttacttttctctttctgacttcactctgtgtgaacCCTCTAGGTGCATCCCTGCCTCTACAAATGGCCCAGTTTCATTGCTTTTTCTGGCTGACTGGTATTGCACCGCGTCCCACGGTGTGGAGCACATACCCGTCTCCAGAGGCACACTGAAGCTGGGCAGGCTCCGTCCTGCGGGCGTCTCGGCCACGGCGGTGACAGCGAACAGTGAGCCGCAGGGCAAGCCGCCCAGGGCGCAGGACTCCCCGGCGCTGCTGCACTGGTGCACCCCTTTCTCTCCCCGCGCAGTCACCGTGTAAGTGGCCTCATCATTAGTGGACTGCCAGCGCACATGAACCATGGAAAAGTCATCCTTTGAAATGTTTTTGATTTCAGGACTGCAAGGAGCTAAGAGATTTTAGATTAGGAACTGAAACAGAGTCAAGAAATATCACATGTGACATTTAGTCTAAAACCTGTTTTCTCCCCTAAATGAGATAATTACTTTCAACCATATCTTGTACTCAGGCCAAATTCCTAGCGCCTTTGTGTGGAACCTTGCTGACATTGACAGATGGTATTAGATTCCCATAGCATTGGGCTAACTCGAAAATGTTAAGGAGCCATTTGAACTCCAAAAGCAAAAGTAACTAAGACAAACATTTGCACCTTCATGGTGTGACTATAGGCAGGTGCCCCAAAGCTAGGAGGATGTGAATGGCTGAGGTAACCACCAGCCAAGCCTTCCACTCTCCCCAGGGTTTCCTGCTTCTTGCTGTCCTCTTTCCCTCTTCCACCTTCTCTTCTGCCTCTCCTTAGCAAGAGGGgctctcagggtccctcccaAGAGTCATTAATGGCAGTTAACCATTTTACCATACTTGCTGAATGCCTTTCCTGAGGGACATAGAGGTGAGCCATCCAGACATTGGTGAACAAAATCCTTGCTGTACCATACCTGTGGTTATGAATTGGGAAGTACATGACGTATTGCTGCCCCGGACTTCGCTGAAGGAATACACCGTGATGTTATATTTGGTGTCACATTCTAGAGCAGAAAGCGTGCAAGCCGGAGCAGTGTCATTACACTCAACCACGTTGAACCCATCCACAGCCTTTGTTTCATAAAGTTCAGCACCTCGGACGGGAGACCAGACAATCTCTACCCTGTCACTGGACACCAGCACAGGGTTAATGTCACTAGGACAACAGGGAGCTGGAAGCAAGGGTAGAGAGAAGGATGTCAGTACAGGAGCCGGGCTGTCAGAGGGGCGTTGAGTCCCGGCGTCTCCGTGCCCAGGAGCCTCTGAAGTCACTGTAAGAATCTCCTACAGGTCTGTCCAACTGCGACCCTGGCCTGACACCCACTACATAGAGGACAACTTCTCTCTGCATGACACTCAAGGTTATAATAAGCTCTACCCTATCGACACATCCAGCTGCTCCCCACACCCCCTGCCTCACCTGACTCCTTAATTCCCCACCCAGCGTGCATGTTTTTTCCCTATGTTTCAGAGACTGGGTCCCTTCTACTGGAATGTGGGACCCTTCTCCTGCCTGACAAAATCATATTTAGTCTAACTTCTAGATCCTATCCGTCTTTCCAGACACTAAACTAGATAAAACTAAagggtggaggagaggaggaagcatTGCATTAGTACATTTTAGACGAGCCCTACATTACCTCATGGACAAATTGGGACAAATGCCTAACTCATATGGGGTTTCTCTGAAATGCTCCTGCTCCACCGACATTCCTTTCATCTTTAAAGATCCAGTTCAAAACCACTCCTTCTGGAAGGCCCTTGAGACCTTATTGATGGCCTCTGACTCCAAATTCCAAAGGCACCAATTAATTATTTGATTCCCTCATTCTGATAAAAATGTATGTAATCCAGCTAGTATTGTTATTTATATAGTTGTATTATTGTATTCTTATTTGTACATATAGTTAGTTTTAAGTCTCTCACtccattcattctttaaaaatcgAGCATCTCCCATATGCCAGTCACACTATGATCAGCATTCAGGATGAAAAGATGAATGAGATATAATCCCCGCCCTGTAGAAGGCCCAAGTCTAGTGTAGGAGAATAATAGTAACAGCAATAAAGctgctaataaaaatatttgcactGTGCTTTTCTCACATACAAAGACCCTTTCATATTCATGTACTCCTGATCATTTGTCTCATTTTGCAGTGGTGGACACTAAGGGACTTAAGAAGGTAGACATCATTAtttccactttacaaatgagttAGTGGTCAAGTTAGGACTTAAGCCCAGGTGtcctactccagtactctctaCACCATGTGGCATCCTTGCCATTGCACCTCTGTCTTCTGGGCTTGGAGAAAGAGTGAACTCTGAGACCTAAGGATTGCCTCCCCTTCAGCATCCAGAACAGGGATGAACAATGAGTAGATCTGGATGGAGGGTTCAATTTTTCAGAGCAAACTTGAATAACAACAATCTTTCCTTTCTGCTCACTCCTAAACCTTGTATTCTTGTTAAGGGTGAGTCCACTTAGTCCaaattccccaggaaagaatGTGAAAGAAGAGATTCACTTTCCATTCTTGGACCAAGCATGACTCCCAAGTAGTCTAAGTCAAGGAGTGCAATGGGTGGTCCATTCTGCTACTGAGTTTAGTGAACTCAGAACTCCCTTTACAAGCATCAAGCACAACTCACCTGTGGTATAATTAAACACATCACCCAAGGGACTCTGCCCTGCCTTGTTATAGGCAAAAACACTAATAAAGTAAGTGAAGCCACACTCAGATAAGAAATTGCACTGGGTGAGGGAAGTGTTGCAATGTACTTCTAAGCCATCATCACTCTTCACAAAGGCCACATAGTAATCACCCAGATCCACATTGGACCAAGCTACAGACAGGTGGCCAGGAGGATCTTCTTGGATCGCCACTTTTCCAGGTGCACAAGCAACTaggaaatgacaaataaaaaggagtgtgaGAGTACTACAGGAGGTTTTCTTTGCAGCTTTGCATAGTAGCTGTTCACTAAATGTTAGTTCACATTCTCAAAACACACAAATATTTCTAAACTGAAGTGTGGAGTTCCACATATGTATGTCTTTATCTCTTTGATAAGAACGAAAGAGGGAGGATATCTAAACTCACATATTCCAAGCTATATTCCCTGTTTATCTTAAAGAATAGCTCCTACCAGGCCTAGGTCTGTGAAACATGATGAAAATAAGGGGCCGCACAGCTAGAGTTGTGATCAGACTGGATCTTAGAATATTTGCAACTttacaaatgcaaaagaaaatagaCTGATTAGTGAAAGATCTGGAAGAGGAAACAGGCCTCCTaattttcaaagtgctttttCCAATGCATGAGATCTGGTTTCACTATCAACATTATTCAGACTCATCAGAATGTTCAACTCTATGCTTTCATTTAGAGTAGGCTGTTGCTTTCATTTGTTCTAGAGCATTCTGGAACATTGTCATGTAATTATTTGTTTCCCTAAGGTCAGTCACTTGGGCTTGCCAGCCCCCCCAGTGATCTCGCTCCTAATGTTTACATACCGGTTTTCAAAGTCACTGCTGAAGTTGATCTGCTAGATCCGGCATCATTACTTGCTGAAACTGAAATCAGGTACTTGGTTCCACACTGGAGAGGGTAGATGGTGCAGGAACTGAAGGCTGTACTGCAGCTCAGCCTGGAAGAGTCACTCAAAGCCATCACGGTATAGTTGAAAGCTCCCTCTGTCGGTGCCCACGAGACAGATGCCTTCAGAGCACCACTATCAAAAGAGACTTGAATGTTGGCAGGAGTACCTGGACCTACATTTTTGAGAAACAATTGATATTTTGCAGTAGACTCAAGAACCAAAGTAAGATTTGGCCTAGCAATATGTGGAGCTTGGAGGATGAAATACTCCATTAACAGGATAATTGCAAGTGTACAAAGCATAAAACTGGGATTCATGGTACCAGAGAACTAGTAATACATCCACCATTAACTATGCAAACTTGTAACTAGCTATGACTTTGCCaggttatttaattttcttgttatttattttttttaatgtgcaaaaTTGATCTAATACCAGTCCCTAGCACATATAAGTGCTGAATAAacatattttgagttttttaacaattaatttatttggctatgccaggtcttagctgtggcgtgtgggatctagttccctgaccagggatcgaacctagcccccctgcattgggaacatggagtcttagccactggaccaccagggaagtctcaatcaACATATTTTGAATATGTGAATAGTGAACACACAATCTGATAAGTGATTGAagtaattaaatgaaattataaatacgACGGGCTAGGAGAGCCAAGTGGGTATGTCATTAAGAGGTAGATAAAGTATTCTATTACAGATTGATAAAGTTAGATTAGCTTCAGCAgcatttcttctttacttttgaTACATGCTAAGACATGTAAGAGCTTTTAGGTCCCTGTTGTTAAAAGAAGAGCAGACTTCCATTCATTCTAAaccaaagggaaggaaggaaagtgtCAAGTGTGATGGCCACACAGGAAGGCAGTTTTTTATTGTCTCCAAAACAATTTCCTCTATGCTTAAAAGTAGGCCTTCCTTTCCTCAGCATTGTCCCCTTAAAAAAGCTTGAGGAGTGTTCTCCTGGGCTGGGGAAGAGAAAAGTTGGCCTCAGTTCTCTGGAATCTGTGCTATAATAAGGCCCACCTcacaaaccttcagttcagttcagttgcttagtcatgcccaactctttatgaccccatggactgcagcacaccaggcctccctgtccatcaccaactcccggagtttactcagactcatgtccattgagtcggtgatgccatccaaccatcacatccataAACCTTAGAGAACAGCTTATGTGCAGAGACTAGCACCTTCAGACACatatggtggggtgggggatgtggGATTAAACAGGAAAGGCTCTGTGTGAGGAAACTGGGACTCAACTCATCCTCTGCAAGGCAGACACGATCCATGTTTCTCCTGTAGGCTGTCTTGACAGGCCCCTTCTTCTGCTATATGGTCAGCTCATCTGCAGAGGCAGATCTCCTCTGGGGTAATGCTGGGCCCAAGGCTGGTAGAGGTCATCTTCAGTATTTCAGGACAATCTGATTTTCCCAAATAGGGCATGAGAAGCACCAAAAAGACATCTATCAAAGTCTTCACCCCTAGTACTCCAGAATATGATctcatttggaaataaggtcCTAGCAAATGTAATCAGTTGAGACCATTAGGTTGATCCTAACCCAACATGACTGATAACCTTATAAGAGAAATTTTGGGatgcccctggtggtccagtggttgagagtccacctgccaatgtgaggGGAAAGAGGTTTGGTCTCTGgactgggaagactccacatgctgtggggcaaccaagcctgagtaccacaactactgagatctgtgtgctctagagcccgtgctctgtaaTAACAAAAGCCAGTGCAATGAGAAAGacagcccacacactgcaacaaacagtagcccccacttgccataACTAAAAAAAGCCTgcatgaagcaacaaagacccagagcaaccaaaaataaataaataaataaataaataattttttttaaaagataaaatttggacacagacatacacataccaggagaatgccatgtgaaCATGAAGAcgaccatctacaagccaaggagaaggGCCTGGACATACCATTCCCTCACAGTTCTCAGAAGGAACCAAACCTGCCAATTTCTTGCTTTCAGGCTCCTATGCCCTCCAGAGCCATGAGATAATAAACTTCTGTATCActtagtttgtggtactttgttgtggcagccctagcaaactaacgCAGAGTCTAAGTCTAAGGTCTctaaaacttttcaaaacataGGGAAACAAGTGAAGAGGAAGGCTTTAAGAGACCAGTCATCTGCAGGAAATGGCTCTTCCTGTTCCCCAGCCTGATGCAGATGCTCCCCTGAGCCACCCTGTGCCTGTTAGATagttagtgttagtcattcaggcatgtccgactctctgcggccccgtggacgatagcccaccaagcacttctgtccatggaattttccaggcaagaatactggagtgggttgtcattcccttctccaggaatcttcccaacccaggggtcgaacccaggtcttctgcattgcaggcagattctttactatctgagccaaccagggaagcccccctgtgCCTATGTATCCTTCCATCAAAGAACCTATTACCCAGAAATGTAACCATTGATTTACACATTGGCCCCTCCTGGGACACAATCAATTTCTTCGGGTGTAGAAATCATGCCTTATTTGATTTTGTATGCTCATCAGCTAATGATGCCCAGCATATAGTAGGCCCTCAATAAATGTCTGTGGAAGGAAAGAATGAGCGAATGCCttggaagaggcccagggagactGGTTTATCATAGACATCCTAACTCACCGGGCCCATCATGAATCACCTGAGGGCCACCTTAATATAATTTCTCCCTAGAGAAGTATTATAAAAGGCAAACCCTTCTCTTCCCCCTACATTTCAGCCTTGGCTCATAGACAAGGCAACTTTCACTGCCTCCCAAACTTAGGCACTGTTGGAGAggacatttctgttttctttcctccttttccttggaCATCCTCAGGAGATGAAATAATTAATCTGATTGGTGAGTCTGGCATCTATTAGGCTTcattgtggacttccctggtggctcagtggtaaagaatccatctgtcaatgcaggaaacgagggttcaatccccaggtcgggaagatcccctagaggaggaaacgacaattcactccagtattcttgcctgggaagtcccatggacagaggagattgggtgggctacagttcatgaggttgcaaaagagtcagacacgacttggagaCTCAACAGCAGGCTATATTGTCAGAGGATGGCTCACTCTGcctcaagagaaggaaaaatttccccccttccctctctctccctctcattcTTTGGGCTTATAGCCGCAGCTCAGTTTGGGCTCCCAGTTATCATGCATAGGAGGCCCTGGTTGGGTCTCCCTGGGATAGAGATGGTGAGAACACACACCGTGCTCCAACTTCTCAGCCTACAGCTGGAGGAGAGGTAGTGGGAAGCCCCGTGTTGGCCTCAGGTCTACGGTGAGGGCTTTGGGAAATATGTCTGAAATATCAATTCTCACCACAGCAGGAAGCTTAAAATTCTCATCATAACAGGTAGTTTATTTTGCTTGCTGCTATGTCTCTAGGGTAATACCACCTCAAAATTTGGACACACTCATTAAATGTCTGCTGAATAAATTCTTGTTTGGCCCAATTCTTTTTGTCTATACTCTTGGTCTAAACCTAGGAAGGGACAAGAGGTAACTGGAAAACCTAGCAAGAATTGTTTCCTGCTATGTAATATTGAACATGTATGCTGAATCAGCTACGGGGCGGTGGGGTGAGACACAT is a window of Muntiacus reevesi chromosome 1, mMunRee1.1, whole genome shotgun sequence DNA encoding:
- the FNDC7 gene encoding fibronectin type III domain-containing protein 7; its protein translation is MAGAPVKFLSVVGFSLICLKMVASTKTVPEIPTIDQAYSKISNSITVEWATVPGATSYLLTAKDGNTVIETMVANSPGTVTGLKAATLYQITIRSISPAGRSQASPPKQAKTVLAAPILQVSSPSSDSILVQWEAVYMAIGFSVSIMQANGLGRIWKENTTNTSLTFTSLAAGTLYTIKAYAWNANGTPGDDSTCNQRTSPGTPANIQVSFDSGALKASVSWAPTEGAFNYTVMALSDSSRLSCSTAFSSCTIYPLQCGTKYLISVSASNDAGSSRSTSAVTLKTVACAPGKVAIQEDPPGHLSVAWSNVDLGDYYVAFVKSDDGLEVHCNTSLTQCNFLSECGFTYFISVFAYNKAGQSPLGDVFNYTTAPCCPSDINPVLVSSDRVEIVWSPVRGAELYETKAVDGFNVVECNDTAPACTLSALECDTKYNITVYSFSEVRGSNTSCTSQFITTAPCSPEIKNISKDDFSMVHVRWQSTNDEATYTVTARGEKGVHQCSSAGESCALGGLPCGSLFAVTAVAETPAGRSLPSFSVPLETAPCCSASLMVTQVTQSVINVSWTVGSGALTYVTVLQSQMGQSKCHTHQNHCLLGCIACGINYTVAVKAVSATGLTADCAYQSYSSSACCPLGVKLYRLGPNGIRIHWQASRGSANYSTDLYGSKGIFTCAPSAGLSFCDVTEIPCGDVYTVMVSPVAETGLKLTFCPKKIYSVTCSGSTLGMVIYRGKRNVE